The Camelina sativa cultivar DH55 chromosome 14, Cs, whole genome shotgun sequence genome includes a window with the following:
- the LOC109128694 gene encoding uncharacterized protein LOC109128694, which yields MIYCETPEEEASTTRIVRGSTVVEDPEDDLAKQRCALRSEGYGAQGSLSRFSTESDNPFNLQSSDHPGLMIVVHTLDDTNYNSWSIAMRISLEAKNKLSFIDGSIPRPCKSDYEFKIWSRCNSMVKSWILNVVNKEIYDSILYYQDAVGMWNDLFTRFKVNNLPRRYQLEQAVMTLRQGSLDLSSYFTKKKTLWEQLANSKSRTVKRCDCDQVKELLDETDTSRVIPFLMG from the coding sequence tgaaacaccTGAAGAAGAAGCATCCACAACTAGGATCGTTCGCGGTTCCACTGTTGTTGAAGATCCCGAAGATGATTTGGCGAAACAACGTTGTGCTCTTCGATCGGAAGGATATGGAGCTCAAGGATCTTTATCGCGATTCTCAACAGAATCCGATAATCCATTTAATCTCCAATCTTCTGATCATCCAGGTTTGATGATCGTGGTTCACACTCTTGATGATACGAATTACAACAGCTGGTCGATTGCTATGAGGATTAGTCTAGAAGCTAAGAACAAGCTTAGTTTTATTGATGGATCTATCCCTAGACCATGCAAAAGTGATTATGAATTCAAGATCTGGAGTAGATGTAATAGCATGGTgaaatcatggattttaaatgTTGTGAATAAAGAGATCTATGATAGTATCCTCTACTATCAAGATGCAGTTGGAATGTGGAATGATTTGTTCACGCGATTTAAGGTGAACAACCTTCCGAGGAGATATCAGCTTGAGCAAGCCGTGATGACTCTGAGACAAGGATCACTCGACTTATCCAGTTACttcacaaagaagaagactctgTGGGAACAATTAGCCAATTCAAAGTCTAGAACGGTGAAGAGATGTGATTGTGATCAAGTTAAGGAGCTGCTTGATGAAACTGATACGAGTAGAGTTATTCCGTTTCTTATGGGGTGA